The nucleotide window CGGTAGAGCTCCGAGTAGCCGCAGTTCGTGCAGGAGACGACCCGGAACTTGTTCGTCTGGATGTCGAACATCTTCGACAGGCCGCCGCCCGTGGTCGAGATGCTCCCGACCTCGGCGTCCATGTGTCCGCACTTCGGGCAGCCGTCGTCGCGCGTGGAGGGCTCGGATGCCATGGTTCCGCGTTTCCTGTGAGGTGGGATAAGTTTTGGGCGTTCCTCGATGGGGGCGGGCCGTCGAATCACCCCGAGAGTGAGTTGTTCGCGACCCGGTTCCCCGACGACCTGACGACCGACACGCCGCGGGCGTTCTCCGAGCCGACGTTCCCGACGACCTCGTTGCGGTCGCTCGATATCAGGAGGATCGCCGTGTCGCCGCTCCCGCGGACGGTGTTCTCAGTGACCCGGTTCCCGTCGCAGGAGCGGAGGCGGACGCCCACCCGGTTCGACGCGGCGACGCTGTTCGAGACGACGTTCCCGTTCGAGCGGTCGGCGAGGAAGACCCCGTAGAACCGGTTCGAGACCCGGTTGTCGACGACTCGGTTCCCGGTCGAGCCCGACAGCCAGACGCCGGCGATCCGGTTTCCGTTCGCGGTGGTCCGGGTCACGACGTTGTCGTGGACGCCGATCAGGACGACGCCGAACTCGTTGTTCGACGCGGTGTTGTTCACCAGCGTGTTGTTCCGGACGCCGCCCTCGACGAGGTGGATGCCGTACAGCGCGTTGTCGGACGCGACGTTATTCGCCAGCGTGTTGTTCGCGCTCGATTCGAGGAGCGAGATGCCCCGGAGCCTGTTCTCGCGGGCGACGTTGTCCGCAACGCGGACGTCGCGGGCGTTCAACAGCGACAGTCCGACCCGGTTGTTCGCGGTCGTCGTCCCGACGACTGCGCCGCCCTCGACCCCGATGAAGCGGACGCCGTCGTCCCAGTCGGAGACCGTCGCGTTCCGCACGGTCACGTTCGAGAGGCGGTCGTCCCCGTCGGCCCGGACGACGACCCCCGCGGTTCCGAACGTCCCGACGCCGTCGATACGGTGGCCGCCGCCGTCGAGGACGACGTCGC belongs to Halorarum halophilum and includes:
- a CDS encoding zinc ribbon domain-containing protein, whose amino-acid sequence is MASEPSTRDDGCPKCGHMDAEVGSISTTGGGLSKMFDIQTNKFRVVSCTNCGYSELYRDVGSSGSDLVDVFFG
- a CDS encoding right-handed parallel beta-helix repeat-containing protein, whose amino-acid sequence is MDSCTEITRPGSYELAANLTDSEASTCIRIRSSDVVLDGGGHRIDGVGTFGTAGVVVRADGDDRLSNVTVRNATVSDWDDGVRFIGVEGGAVVGTTTANNRVGLSLLNARDVRVADNVARENRLRGISLLESSANNTLANNVASDNALYGIHLVEGGVRNNTLVNNTASNNEFGVVLIGVHDNVVTRTTANGNRIAGVWLSGSTGNRVVDNRVSNRFYGVFLADRSNGNVVSNSVAASNRVGVRLRSCDGNRVTENTVRGSGDTAILLISSDRNEVVGNVGSENARGVSVVRSSGNRVANNSLSG